From a single Balneolales bacterium ANBcel1 genomic region:
- a CDS encoding rhomboid family intramembrane serine protease, with product MYGDSFGTALKRGYLGLPVALRTILAINVAVFLLQMVLIAFGGSSIAVGITRVFGFIPEWGISLTQPWRLITYLFLHGSILHLAFNMLWLWWMGRPVEQQLGSRNFLVIYFGSGIGGALINLVLNPIFGTTLTIGASGAVFGMMVAFAMLFPRIPIMLLFLPPIEARFVVAGLIAIDLLLISSASDNVARIVHLGGAFWGYVLVKLYFRGYNYDLWVEQLKQRFRTKTRPKPKSRPVTSTQNRGRMHIVTDAEIVEEHNQDELDRILDKISKSGYEGLTAEEKRLLFELSKKK from the coding sequence ATGTACGGCGATAGTTTTGGCACAGCACTGAAGCGGGGGTATCTCGGACTTCCGGTTGCGCTTCGTACCATCCTGGCGATAAATGTCGCCGTTTTTCTCCTTCAGATGGTGCTGATCGCATTCGGAGGATCATCCATCGCCGTGGGTATCACACGCGTATTCGGCTTTATTCCCGAATGGGGAATCAGCCTCACCCAGCCGTGGCGCCTGATCACCTACCTCTTCCTGCATGGCAGCATCCTCCACCTGGCCTTCAACATGCTTTGGCTCTGGTGGATGGGGCGTCCGGTCGAGCAACAGCTCGGCTCACGAAATTTTCTGGTGATTTATTTCGGATCGGGGATCGGCGGCGCACTCATCAACCTGGTGCTGAATCCCATCTTCGGGACAACGCTGACGATCGGCGCGTCAGGTGCCGTTTTTGGCATGATGGTCGCCTTTGCCATGCTTTTCCCGCGGATCCCCATCATGCTGCTGTTTCTGCCGCCGATCGAGGCGCGGTTTGTGGTGGCCGGCCTCATTGCCATCGACCTGCTTCTGATCTCTTCCGCAAGCGATAATGTTGCGCGGATCGTCCATCTTGGCGGCGCATTCTGGGGCTATGTCCTGGTCAAGCTCTATTTCCGCGGCTACAATTATGACCTGTGGGTGGAACAGCTGAAACAGCGATTCCGCACAAAGACCAGGCCCAAACCCAAATCCAGGCCGGTCACATCCACCCAAAACAGGGGCAGGATGCACATCGTAACCGATGCCGAAATTGTTGAAGAGCACAATCAGGACGAACTGGACCGTATTCTGGACAAGATTTCCAAATCCGGCTACGAAGGGCTGACAGCCGAAGAAAAACGTCTGCTGTTCGAACTAAGCAAGAAGAAATGA
- a CDS encoding SusC/RagA family TonB-linked outer membrane protein, whose translation MLKKRNGLQVFLFLLFAFSPMIYGGGTALAQEIEVQGQVVDANTNEELIGVNIVIKGTTRGTTSDLDGNFSLRAAENDTLVFSYVGYQVREVPLEGRTSLTVELMSEAIFGDEVVFVGYGVRRVEDNTGSIRTVSSENFNQAGRPSIGELFQGRIPGVEVTTSDGAPGSGSPIRIRGGSSLSASNDPLYVIDGVPVAPGGISGMRDPLNALNPNDIESVTVLKDASATAIYGSRASNGVIVITTKRGREGQPPSFSYSGKFSYKTQGETLEMLSTEQFRQTIEERFPNQTHLLGDHNTDWQDEIYSNVVSHEHDVSVSGHYADWNLPYHLSIGFSGDEGLLRTSSNDRLTGSLSLSPSFLDGDLRVDMNLRGARVENRFADQGALGAAVAMDPTQPVRVDDDRFGGYFAWLDGSDNPIPISTTNPVALLEQRRDESTVYRYSGKLQMDYTLPFMRQVTATVNAAFDYSDVGDGSVVVSDLAAFDFEGERRLSGNRTDYDQRRENQLLDIYLNYEEEFRNINSRLDATLGYSWQHNYEEGSSYTTNFNRADTLVVYSDTDYKTENYLVSFFGRVNYAFMDRYRLTATLRADGSSRFSEDNRWGYFPSMAFAWSLDQEPFMRGFNNLSDLRLRIGYGVTGQQEIFQGNYPYLARYTFSEPTAYYRFGNEFVQTLRPEGYNEELKWEETTTYNLALDYGFYNDRIRGSVEVYHRETKDLLNVIPVPAGSNFTNRIISNIGSLEVQGIEFDLTGALIATEDTYWEIGFNVSHNVNEITKLTTVDDPSYIGVETGGIAGGVGNNIQIHTVGHARNSFYVFEQVYDEDGNPVEGAYVDRNGDGRITDADKYRFESPDPDVTFGFSSRFRHRNWDASFSARAQIGNYVYNNIASEYGFYADMYYNGYLRNSPASVLETNFVNSRFHSDHYVENASFFRLDNVSVGYTFDNLFDLGTTMRLSGTVSNVFVITNYSGLDPEVFGGIDQVLFPRPRTFVMGVNINF comes from the coding sequence ATGTTAAAAAAACGAAACGGACTACAGGTATTTCTGTTCCTGCTGTTTGCCTTTTCGCCAATGATTTATGGAGGCGGGACGGCTTTGGCGCAGGAAATAGAGGTACAAGGGCAGGTAGTTGATGCCAACACCAATGAAGAATTGATTGGCGTAAATATTGTAATCAAGGGCACAACAAGAGGAACGACCAGCGACCTTGACGGGAACTTCTCTTTGAGAGCCGCCGAGAATGATACGCTGGTTTTTTCCTATGTAGGCTATCAGGTTCGTGAGGTGCCGCTTGAAGGCCGGACGTCCCTCACCGTTGAACTGATGTCCGAGGCCATATTCGGCGATGAGGTCGTCTTTGTCGGATATGGCGTAAGACGGGTGGAAGACAATACCGGATCCATCCGGACGGTGTCATCAGAGAACTTCAACCAGGCCGGCCGGCCCTCGATCGGTGAATTGTTTCAGGGCAGGATTCCGGGCGTGGAGGTCACCACCAGTGATGGTGCCCCCGGCAGCGGGTCACCCATCCGGATTCGGGGCGGTTCTTCGCTGTCCGCGAGTAATGATCCTCTGTATGTGATCGACGGCGTACCGGTCGCCCCGGGCGGGATATCAGGTATGAGGGATCCGCTTAACGCGCTTAATCCCAATGATATCGAGTCGGTTACCGTTTTGAAGGACGCGTCCGCTACCGCCATTTACGGCTCAAGGGCCTCCAATGGTGTGATTGTCATCACCACAAAACGGGGAAGAGAAGGCCAGCCTCCCTCATTCTCATATAGCGGTAAGTTTTCCTACAAAACCCAGGGGGAAACCCTCGAAATGCTTTCGACCGAACAGTTTCGTCAGACCATCGAGGAGCGTTTTCCCAATCAGACACACCTGCTCGGTGATCATAATACCGACTGGCAGGATGAGATTTATAGCAATGTGGTAAGCCATGAGCACGATGTGAGTGTTTCCGGCCACTACGCAGACTGGAATCTTCCTTACCACCTTTCCATCGGCTTTTCCGGTGATGAAGGGTTGCTGAGGACTTCCTCCAACGACCGTCTCACCGGTTCACTATCGCTTTCGCCCAGTTTCCTGGATGGAGATCTCCGGGTGGATATGAACCTCAGAGGCGCGCGCGTCGAAAACCGCTTTGCCGACCAGGGAGCGCTCGGAGCCGCTGTGGCCATGGACCCCACCCAACCCGTAAGGGTGGATGATGACCGCTTTGGCGGCTATTTCGCCTGGCTGGATGGCTCCGACAATCCGATTCCGATCTCAACGACCAACCCTGTTGCATTGCTGGAACAACGCAGGGATGAATCCACGGTGTACCGCTACTCCGGAAAATTGCAGATGGATTACACCTTGCCCTTCATGAGGCAGGTGACGGCAACCGTGAATGCCGCGTTTGACTATTCGGATGTCGGTGACGGAAGTGTAGTGGTTTCCGACCTCGCCGCATTTGATTTCGAGGGAGAGCGCAGGCTTTCCGGAAACCGAACCGATTACGACCAGCGCAGGGAAAACCAGCTTCTGGACATCTATCTGAATTACGAAGAGGAGTTTCGCAATATCAACAGCCGCCTTGACGCCACATTGGGGTACTCCTGGCAGCATAACTACGAAGAAGGCTCCAGCTACACCACCAACTTCAACAGGGCCGATACCCTCGTCGTCTATTCGGATACCGATTACAAAACCGAGAACTATCTGGTCTCGTTCTTCGGGCGGGTCAACTACGCGTTCATGGATCGATACCGCCTGACCGCCACCCTGCGGGCCGATGGTTCTTCCAGATTTTCCGAAGATAACCGCTGGGGCTACTTCCCCTCCATGGCATTTGCCTGGAGCCTGGACCAGGAGCCCTTCATGCGTGGATTTAACAATCTTTCCGACCTGAGGCTCCGGATCGGATACGGGGTTACCGGCCAGCAGGAAATCTTCCAGGGCAACTACCCATATCTCGCCCGCTATACCTTCAGTGAACCCACCGCCTACTACCGGTTCGGTAATGAATTCGTCCAGACCCTCCGACCGGAAGGGTACAACGAAGAGCTGAAGTGGGAAGAGACCACAACATACAACCTCGCGCTGGACTACGGATTCTACAACGACCGGATTCGCGGTTCCGTCGAAGTGTATCACAGGGAAACCAAAGACCTGCTGAATGTGATTCCTGTCCCCGCAGGATCCAACTTCACTAACCGGATTATCTCCAATATCGGTTCGCTGGAAGTGCAGGGTATCGAATTCGACCTGACCGGAGCGCTCATCGCCACCGAAGATACCTACTGGGAAATTGGGTTCAACGTGAGTCACAACGTTAATGAAATCACCAAACTGACGACCGTAGACGACCCTTCCTACATCGGAGTGGAAACCGGTGGTATTGCGGGAGGTGTCGGCAATAACATTCAAATTCACACGGTGGGTCACGCGCGCAATTCTTTCTATGTGTTCGAGCAGGTGTATGATGAGGACGGAAATCCTGTTGAGGGCGCCTATGTCGATCGCAATGGCGACGGACGCATCACCGATGCCGACAAATACCGGTTTGAAAGTCCGGATCCCGACGTAACCTTCGGCTTTTCATCACGGTTCCGCCATCGCAACTGGGATGCCTCCTTCTCGGCCAGAGCCCAGATCGGAAACTACGTGTACAACAACATCGCTTCCGAATACGGATTCTACGCCGACATGTACTATAACGGATACCTGAGGAATTCCCCGGCATCCGTACTGGAGACCAACTTCGTGAATTCGCGTTTCCACTCCGACCATTACGTGGAAAACGCCTCTTTCTTCCGCCTGGACAATGTCTCCGTAGGGTACACCTTCGACAACCTCTTTGACCTGGGCACCACCATGAGGCTCTCCGGTACGGTGAGCAACGTGTTTGTTATCACCAACTACAGCGGGCTGGATCCCGAAGTGTTCGGAGGTATCGATCAGGTGCTCTTCCCCAGGCCGCGTACCTTTGTCATGGGCGTGAATATCAATTTCTAA
- a CDS encoding TolC family protein: MKYITVFATLFLAISPLAAQAQQVQSITLEEAIEIALEKNVDVQISKSAIERAESEYERQRADFLPNLNATVSGQRRVGQQFDQAAIAFEDLTTNNLNASISTSVTIFNGFRNINELRSARSGRESAEERYQRTRETIIFEAAARFLDVMLSQELLEIERENLEASQKQLEQVEAQVEVGMRPIVDQYSQESVVANNELSVIQAQNALNLNKLRLSRLLQLDPLQEYDFITPGIREEDITVQDYNLREMISIAMANRRDYRASRLELEQARYAMRISEAGRLPEVSLSASLSSAYRDQQMSRDPNTGMPTDDVMPFSDQFFDTNINRGLSFNVSIPIYNRRQTRNQIQQRQIDFRNAELQLEDLQQEVFLELQQAYNDYTGLAKELEATEKALIAAERAYETEQERYNVGSATLIELTNANNEFIRASSNRIQVMYQFVFQEKVLDFYLGRITEDVAINALSD; the protein is encoded by the coding sequence ATGAAATATATTACCGTTTTTGCGACGTTGTTCCTGGCCATTTCGCCGTTGGCCGCACAGGCCCAGCAAGTACAAAGCATCACACTGGAAGAGGCAATCGAGATCGCACTGGAGAAAAACGTAGATGTGCAGATCAGCAAAAGTGCCATAGAGCGGGCAGAAAGCGAATATGAGCGCCAACGCGCCGACTTTTTACCGAACCTCAACGCGACGGTCAGCGGTCAGCGCAGGGTGGGACAGCAGTTTGACCAGGCGGCCATTGCCTTTGAAGATTTAACCACAAACAACCTGAATGCCAGTATCAGCACCAGTGTGACCATCTTCAACGGGTTTCGGAACATCAACGAATTGCGAAGCGCGCGAAGCGGAAGAGAGAGCGCCGAGGAGCGTTATCAGCGAACTCGCGAAACGATAATTTTTGAAGCCGCAGCTCGCTTTCTGGATGTGATGCTCTCCCAGGAATTGCTGGAAATCGAACGCGAAAACCTGGAGGCAAGTCAGAAACAGCTGGAACAGGTGGAAGCCCAGGTTGAAGTGGGCATGCGCCCCATTGTGGATCAATATAGCCAGGAATCGGTGGTTGCAAACAACGAATTGAGTGTCATTCAGGCTCAGAATGCTTTGAACTTGAACAAACTCCGGCTTTCCCGACTGTTGCAGCTGGACCCGCTGCAGGAGTATGATTTCATCACGCCCGGCATCAGGGAAGAGGATATCACCGTTCAGGACTACAACCTGAGGGAGATGATTTCCATCGCCATGGCCAACCGCCGCGACTACCGTGCTTCCCGGCTCGAGCTGGAACAGGCAAGATACGCCATGCGCATCAGCGAAGCGGGAAGGCTTCCGGAAGTGAGTCTGTCCGCATCCCTTTCTTCGGCATACCGCGATCAGCAAATGTCACGCGATCCAAATACCGGTATGCCTACCGATGATGTCATGCCGTTCAGCGACCAGTTTTTTGATACCAACATCAACAGAGGCCTCTCTTTCAATGTGAGTATTCCTATCTATAACCGCCGGCAGACCCGTAACCAGATTCAGCAGCGACAGATCGACTTCCGCAATGCCGAACTCCAGCTGGAAGATTTGCAGCAGGAGGTGTTTCTTGAGCTTCAGCAAGCCTACAACGACTATACCGGCCTGGCCAAAGAACTGGAGGCGACCGAAAAGGCGTTGATTGCCGCCGAAAGAGCCTACGAGACCGAACAGGAGCGGTATAATGTGGGAAGTGCCACGCTTATCGAACTGACCAACGCCAACAACGAGTTTATCCGTGCCAGTTCAAACCGGATTCAGGTGATGTACCAGTTCGTATTCCAGGAAAAGGTGCTTGATTTCTATCTTGGCCGAATTACCGAAGATGTGGCGATCAACGCACTGTCCGATTAA
- the ispG gene encoding flavodoxin-dependent (E)-4-hydroxy-3-methylbut-2-enyl-diphosphate synthase, with protein sequence MRQMQRRKSIPVFVGGVQVGGNAPVVVQSMTNTDTADIPETIEQVHRLAAAGSELVRITVNNKEAAEAVPAIVEGLDKRGVKVPLIGDFHYNGHILLTEYPECARLLAKYRINPGNTGTRTRDQNFVTIIEQAIKWDKPVRIGVNWGSLDQQLLAERMDRNNELPEPKSARDVMMDTMIESAMRSTALAEEVGLPAEKIIVSCKLSGVQDLIEAYTRLSDLCEYPLHLGLTEAGMGNKGVVASTAALSILLQQGIGETIRVSLTPMPNGDRAEEVRVSQQILQSLGIRNFIPQVAACPGCGRTKSTYFQELADEIHNYIVEMMPVWRKVYPGVEDMNVAVMGCVVNGPGESKHANIGISLPGTFEEPKAPVYIDGEHHSTLTGDRIGETFRKMLDDYVVSRYGRKKEMATSE encoded by the coding sequence ATGAGACAGATGCAGCGAAGAAAATCAATCCCGGTATTTGTGGGCGGCGTACAGGTGGGCGGCAATGCACCCGTAGTCGTTCAGTCGATGACCAATACCGACACGGCGGATATCCCCGAAACCATTGAACAGGTTCACCGGCTTGCGGCCGCCGGCTCCGAGCTGGTACGTATTACCGTGAATAACAAGGAAGCCGCCGAGGCGGTGCCCGCTATTGTGGAAGGTCTCGATAAACGGGGCGTAAAAGTGCCGCTCATCGGAGATTTTCACTATAACGGGCACATTTTGCTCACAGAGTATCCGGAATGCGCCCGGTTGCTGGCCAAGTACCGGATCAATCCCGGAAACACCGGAACACGCACACGTGACCAGAACTTTGTGACTATTATCGAGCAGGCGATCAAATGGGATAAGCCGGTACGAATCGGTGTCAACTGGGGATCGCTCGACCAGCAACTGCTGGCCGAACGCATGGACCGAAACAACGAACTCCCGGAACCGAAATCAGCCCGGGATGTGATGATGGATACCATGATCGAGAGCGCCATGCGTTCCACGGCCCTGGCCGAAGAGGTGGGGCTGCCCGCCGAGAAAATCATAGTGAGCTGCAAGCTGTCCGGAGTTCAGGATCTGATCGAAGCGTATACCCGCCTTTCGGATCTGTGCGAGTACCCGCTGCATCTCGGACTCACCGAAGCGGGGATGGGGAACAAGGGCGTGGTTGCCAGTACGGCGGCTCTGTCGATTCTGCTGCAGCAGGGTATCGGAGAGACCATCCGCGTTTCACTGACACCGATGCCGAACGGAGACCGCGCCGAGGAGGTTCGGGTGAGCCAGCAGATTCTTCAGTCGCTGGGCATTCGAAATTTCATCCCGCAAGTGGCCGCGTGTCCGGGTTGCGGCCGAACAAAAAGCACCTACTTCCAGGAGCTTGCAGATGAAATCCACAACTACATCGTTGAGATGATGCCTGTCTGGCGTAAGGTGTACCCCGGCGTTGAAGATATGAACGTGGCGGTCATGGGGTGCGTAGTCAACGGACCGGGCGAATCCAAACACGCAAACATCGGTATTTCTCTTCCGGGAACATTCGAGGAACCCAAAGCGCCGGTCTATATCGACGGAGAGCATCACTCCACCCTCACCGGCGACCGTATCGGCGAAACCTTCCGCAAGATGCTGGACGATTATGTCGTCAGCCGGTATGGCAGGAAAAAGGAGATGGCCACGTCCGAATAG
- a CDS encoding phage holin family protein, protein MSPAEYETLLQNLKKLPGEFKMLVEKRIELFTLEVGERISGVIAHAVYRVTGIVFLALGLILILFAAANFVGELLESEGLGFIVVAAPMLLIGLLLFLRRPRSMVTATRDKMLAQFMKDLSEQLSNIDGMDGDDTSSGTSGSRAKSRSNDRAAEAEEGAEDEGKNTGNRGSQKA, encoded by the coding sequence ATGAGTCCCGCTGAATACGAGACACTTCTGCAAAATTTGAAAAAGCTTCCCGGAGAGTTCAAGATGCTTGTAGAAAAGCGAATTGAGCTTTTTACGCTCGAAGTGGGAGAGCGTATCTCCGGAGTGATCGCTCATGCGGTTTATCGCGTCACCGGTATTGTGTTCCTGGCCCTGGGACTGATATTGATACTTTTTGCGGCGGCCAACTTTGTGGGTGAGTTGCTGGAGAGCGAAGGCCTGGGCTTTATTGTGGTTGCTGCGCCGATGCTGCTCATCGGGCTGTTGCTGTTTCTCAGGCGCCCCCGTTCCATGGTTACCGCCACACGTGACAAAATGCTCGCCCAGTTTATGAAGGACCTATCCGAACAGCTTTCCAATATAGACGGGATGGATGGGGATGACACCTCTTCCGGCACCTCCGGCAGCCGGGCCAAATCCCGTTCCAATGATCGCGCCGCAGAAGCTGAAGAGGGAGCGGAGGATGAGGGAAAGAATACAGGAAACAGGGGATCACAAAAAGCGTAA
- a CDS encoding ABC transporter ATP-binding protein, which translates to MNQQAIITIRELEKIYKMGTQQVNALQGVDFDIRKNEYVSIMGPSGSGKSTLMNIIGCLDTPTAGSYHLNGQDVSHLSDNELAEVRNREIGFVFQTFNLLPRSDCLGNVELPLIYAGMRASERKKRALEVLDRVGLSDRVDHKPNELSGGQRQRVAIARALVNNPSILLADEPTGNLDSKTGEEIMRLFEDLYDAGHTIIVVTHEQEVAQHSRRIIQLRDGMIETDAMVDQPVLAKAAAHA; encoded by the coding sequence ATGAACCAACAGGCCATAATAACCATCCGAGAACTCGAAAAGATCTACAAAATGGGTACCCAGCAGGTGAATGCCCTTCAGGGAGTAGATTTCGATATCCGAAAAAATGAATATGTCTCCATAATGGGGCCGTCCGGATCCGGCAAGTCCACCCTCATGAATATCATCGGTTGCCTGGATACCCCCACGGCAGGCAGCTACCACCTGAACGGACAGGATGTGAGCCATCTGAGCGACAACGAGCTGGCCGAAGTCAGGAACCGGGAAATCGGTTTTGTGTTCCAGACATTCAACCTCCTGCCGCGATCCGATTGCCTCGGAAATGTGGAACTTCCCCTTATCTATGCCGGCATGCGTGCTTCGGAGCGGAAGAAAAGGGCACTGGAGGTGCTTGACCGCGTAGGGCTTTCCGACCGTGTGGATCACAAGCCCAACGAGCTTTCCGGCGGACAAAGACAGCGCGTAGCCATCGCCCGTGCACTGGTCAACAACCCCTCCATTCTGCTGGCCGACGAGCCCACCGGTAACCTGGATTCTAAAACGGGCGAAGAGATCATGCGGCTGTTTGAGGATCTCTATGATGCCGGACACACCATCATTGTGGTAACTCACGAACAGGAAGTGGCGCAGCACAGCCGCAGGATCATCCAGCTCAGGGACGGGATGATCGAAACCGATGCCATGGTTGACCAGCCCGTACTGGCAAAGGCCGCCGCCCACGCCTGA
- a CDS encoding efflux RND transporter periplasmic adaptor subunit has protein sequence MSYVMASTASTKKSKKKTWLIISAVFACFVLLIVIGRAAGWIGGEGVGHPVETSTVSERNITRIVTATGRIQPEVEVKIAPDVSGEIVELNVREGDFVQEGDLLLRIRPDIIQARLEEVNASLLSQKSQMERSRAAMLRAKNEFEQQRTLFDRGMASQLEFENAQRSYQAEEAAFHASRYQVENARAQLRRIEEELRQTTIRAPMTGTVSRLDVERGERVVGSIQMAGTEMLRIARMEQMEVQVNVNENDIVYVSENDTARIEVDAYPGRQFIGTVTEIANSAVTRGGGTADQITEYPVKIRILSPHNIQNETGRPTEPVRLQDTEVMVPQQIAHFKPGMTATVDVETLREEEVPSIPLQAVTMRDFSLQRADTAGVEREDLRRVVFRVNNGTAEMVEVETGISDDRFIHITSGLQVGEEIVSGNYRILSRVLEDGDAIMVTRRPGSTVAGR, from the coding sequence ATGAGTTACGTTATGGCCTCAACCGCATCCACAAAAAAATCAAAAAAGAAAACCTGGCTGATCATCTCGGCCGTATTCGCCTGCTTTGTCCTGCTCATAGTTATCGGCCGTGCGGCCGGATGGATCGGGGGTGAGGGCGTAGGTCATCCTGTGGAAACCTCCACCGTGAGTGAACGAAACATCACCAGGATAGTAACTGCTACCGGGCGTATTCAGCCTGAAGTTGAGGTAAAAATAGCGCCCGATGTGTCCGGTGAAATTGTGGAGCTGAATGTCAGGGAAGGTGACTTCGTACAGGAAGGCGATCTGCTGCTGCGGATCCGGCCGGATATCATCCAGGCGCGTCTTGAAGAGGTTAACGCATCGCTGCTCAGCCAGAAATCGCAGATGGAGCGAAGCCGCGCCGCCATGCTTCGTGCTAAAAATGAATTTGAACAGCAGCGGACCCTCTTTGACCGGGGCATGGCCTCCCAGCTTGAATTTGAAAACGCGCAGCGAAGCTATCAGGCCGAAGAGGCCGCGTTTCATGCCAGCCGGTACCAGGTGGAAAACGCCCGGGCCCAACTGCGAAGGATCGAGGAGGAACTGCGCCAGACCACCATTCGTGCGCCGATGACCGGAACAGTGAGCCGCCTGGATGTGGAGCGTGGCGAACGGGTAGTCGGGAGTATCCAAATGGCCGGTACAGAAATGCTTCGCATTGCCCGTATGGAGCAGATGGAGGTTCAGGTGAATGTCAATGAAAATGATATCGTCTATGTTTCTGAAAATGATACCGCGCGGATCGAAGTGGATGCCTATCCCGGCCGCCAGTTTATCGGGACGGTAACTGAGATCGCCAACTCCGCCGTTACCAGGGGAGGCGGCACCGCCGACCAGATTACGGAATATCCGGTCAAAATCCGGATTTTGAGTCCGCATAATATTCAAAACGAAACCGGCCGGCCCACAGAGCCGGTCAGGCTGCAGGATACGGAAGTGATGGTGCCCCAACAAATAGCACACTTCAAGCCGGGTATGACAGCCACTGTTGATGTGGAAACACTCCGGGAGGAAGAGGTGCCCTCCATTCCGCTGCAGGCGGTGACCATGCGTGACTTCAGCCTGCAACGGGCGGATACCGCCGGCGTTGAGCGGGAAGACCTGCGCCGGGTGGTGTTCCGTGTCAATAACGGAACCGCCGAAATGGTGGAAGTCGAAACCGGTATAAGCGACGATCGGTTTATTCATATCACCTCCGGCCTCCAGGTAGGCGAGGAGATTGTTTCGGGTAATTACCGAATCCTGTCCAGGGTACTTGAAGACGGAGATGCCATAATGGTGACCCGCCGGCCGGGAAGCACCGTTGCCGGGCGATAA
- a CDS encoding rhomboid family intramembrane serine protease has protein sequence MSYQGDPYQPSSSFSLFPPAVKHLLIINLLFFLALMTPGLSNLVFGLGALWPLNHPNFMPWQFVSYMFLHGGFAHIFFNLFALWMFGQSIENLWGTRRFVMYYFITGIGAALLHIAITGADVPMVGASGAVYGILLAFAMMFPNRPIFLIFLPIPIKAKYFVMIFGALELFNGVSSLQTGIAHFAHLGGMVVGYILIRIWGIRGNYE, from the coding sequence TTGAGCTACCAAGGAGACCCTTACCAACCATCCTCCAGTTTTTCCCTGTTTCCACCCGCCGTTAAGCACCTGCTGATCATCAACCTGCTTTTTTTTCTGGCATTGATGACTCCCGGGCTGAGTAACCTTGTATTCGGACTCGGTGCGCTCTGGCCGCTGAATCACCCGAATTTCATGCCCTGGCAGTTTGTCTCCTACATGTTTCTCCACGGTGGATTTGCCCATATCTTTTTCAACCTGTTTGCCCTCTGGATGTTCGGGCAGAGTATCGAAAATCTGTGGGGCACCCGGCGCTTTGTCATGTACTATTTTATCACCGGTATCGGCGCGGCACTGCTGCATATCGCCATTACCGGAGCCGATGTGCCGATGGTCGGGGCGTCCGGCGCGGTTTACGGAATCCTTCTGGCGTTTGCCATGATGTTCCCCAACCGCCCCATCTTCCTGATCTTTCTGCCCATTCCGATCAAGGCCAAGTATTTTGTCATGATTTTCGGCGCACTCGAGCTTTTTAACGGAGTCAGCAGCCTTCAGACCGGAATCGCCCATTTTGCCCACCTCGGGGGGATGGTGGTCGGCTATATCCTCATCCGCATATGGGGCATCAGAGGTAACTACGAGTAG